Part of the Imperialibacter roseus genome, TTCGATGGTGCCGGTGCCGCTCATAGCATCCACGGCGTTTTTGCAGAGGTTTTCTACCACCCAGGCAAACAGGGGCTTATTAATGTCGGCTTTGATGTCTTTGTTGGGGAAAGCGCTGAGAATAAACTTTACCCTGGTCGAGACTCTTTTCTGCAGGTAGCTGATGGTTTCCTCCAGGGCGTCGTAAAGATTTTCCTCGTTGAGCTGCGGTACCGAACCAATATTAGAAAAACGAGAGGTGATCATTTCCAGCCTTTCGATGTCTTTGTTGAGCTCAGGGATAATGTCCGAATCTTTGAAGCGATCATCTGTTTTGAAATATTCTACCCATGCCATGAGCGAGGAGAGCGGCGTGCCCAACTGATGGGCTGTTTCTTTGGCCAGCCCCACCCACACCCTATTTTGCTCGGCGGAGCGGGACGAGTTGAAGGCGATGTAGGCAATGAGCCCAAAGAGGAAAATCACTGACAGCTGGATGTAGGGGTAGTAGGTGAGCTGTTTGAGAAGGTCAGAGTTTTGGTAGTAGATGTAGTTGTAGCCTGTTATTTCGTAGTTTTTGTTTTTGTTACGCAGCGTAACAACGATGGGCTCATGGTCTTTCTCCATGTCCTTCAGTGTTTCTGCCAGAATTCTTATTCGTTCTCTTTCAGTTTTTGCCTCGTCCGCTTTTTTAACATTTTTCGACTGCGAGGGGATGCCGAATTCGTCTGCTATAATTACCGGGATTGAGTTGTTGGCTACAATGATCTCATCAAAAATGAAGGTAAGGTTGGACTCACCGTCTTCATTGGCGGTATACTCCAGGGTATTGGCAAAAAGGTCGATAAGCCTTTTTTCTCTGTCCTTAAGGCTCTCAACCACTATGCTGGTGTAGTAGATAGACCCGATGCTGATCAGGATGGCAATTAAAACCACTACCCACTTGAAGTTGGAGTTATCCTTATAAAACTCGAGGGTAGTGGCTTCTTTCAGAGGGTACTGCATTCCGAATATCTTTGGCTATAAGTGAAAGCTAAGATACGGGAATTTTGAGCAGATATTGTCTCGTCAGGTAATTGCATGAAACTCGTTTTTAGGGAGTGTCATAATGCAGTATCCATTGATTATACACCAGATGAATAATTTGAGTCAGGGAGACTTTCAGGTTTCGATTGACCCCTAACCCTTAAGGGAGCGAAACCTGAAAACCTCCTGATAATCTAGTTTGTCAATTCTAGACCATGTGTCGACGTTAATTAATTCTTCATCATAAACCATTTGGCCAGCACTTTGTAATTCACTTTCGTGCCATGCATGAGAATGCCCACCCTGTAAATTCGGGCAGCAAGCCACACGGTAAACATGAAACCACCTGCCAGGAGCGTGACAGAAAGCAGAAGCTGCCAAATGGGCACGCCGAAGGGTATCCGCATCATCATAACGACTGGAGAGGTTAGCGGAATCATGGACATCCAGAAGGCCAAAGACCCATCCGGCTCGTTCAAAACCGCTCCCAAAGAAACGATCGAAAGAATGAGTGGCAGCGTAACAGGGAGCATAAACTGCTGAGAGTCGACTTCTGAATCTACTGCCGAACCTACTGCAGCAAATAGTGAACCGTAGAGAAGGTACCCGCCAAGGAAATATATCAGGAAGAAGAAGAGCACCTGTGGGATGTTGATTGACCCAATGGCAGTCATGATCTTAGCGAACTCATTTTGATCGGCCGCCGCTGCCTGCACTTCGGCCATGCCAGGTTGGGCGTTCACCATGCTATTTGCAGCCTGTGGTTCGAAGCCAAACACACTGCTGAGCACCGTAGTAATCGTAAAAGTAAGGAGCGTCCAGAGCAAGAACTGTGTAAGCCCAACGGCGCCAACTCCGATTATTTTCCCCATCATGAGTTGGAAAGGCTTCACAGAGCTGATAATTACTTCAATGATACGGCTGGTTTTTTCCTCGATAATGCCTCGCATGATTTGGGCGCCAAAAAAGAAAATGAAGAAGTAAATCAGCAGCGATGAAATGTAACCAATACCGGTAGCGGCTATGGAGCTACTTTCCTGCTCGCCCTGGTCGGTGATGCTGATGGTGGCGATGTCAACTTTCGCCTTCAGGTTGTCGAGCACTTGTTTATCGAGACCTGATTTCTCCAGCTTGATATTTTCAATTTTTTGCCTGATGCCCCATTCCAAATCGCCAATGACACTTAGACTGGGTTTCGACGTGGAATAGAACTGAATGCCTTGCGGGTTGTCGATGTCAATATTGGGAATGTAGAGGAATCCATAATACTCGCTGCCTTCAAGCGATTGCTTAAGGGCGTCAGGGTCTTCATTCACAAAAGAGTATTTGATCTCGTCGGTGTCGGTCAACACGGTTTTGAATAAGCCGGATTCGTCAACAACCTCAATGACCTTTTCATCGCCATCTCTGGTCGCAAGCCAGGTAGGCACGATGATAAGCAAGGCAAAAAGCAGTGGGCCTACGATGGTCATGACAAGAAATGACTTCTTGCGCACCCTGGTGATGTATTCTCTTGCTATAATGAGTGATATCTTATTCATGGCCGCCCTCCTGTACTTTTTGGATAAAAATTTCGTTCATGCTGGGTATTTTTTCAACAAACTCATGCACTTCCACCTGGCTGATGAGTGCCTTCAGCAAATCATTTGGCCCGAGAGCCGATTTGATCTGTATGGTCGAGTGAATGGCTCCTTCCACTTCCTCAGTACTTAAAGTGTCAAAGTCGGCGGGCAGTCCATTTACTTTACCATAGTGGAGCACATTGAATGTATTGGACTTGTAGGTTTCCTTGATGTCTTTCTTTGGCCCCTCAAGTATTTTCTTAGACTTGTTGATAAGGGCAATATGGTCACAAAGCTCTTCCACCGACTCCATGCGGTGGGTGGAAAAAATAATGGTAATACCCTTTTTCTTCATTTCAAGAATTTCATCTCTGATCAGGTTGGCGTTCACAGGGTCGAAGCCGGAGAAAGGTTCGTCGAGGATAATTAGTGAAGGCTCGTGCAGTACGGTGGCAATGAACTGCACTTTTTGCGCCATGCCTTTGGATAGATCTTCCACGGCTTTGCCCCACCAGCTAATGATATCGAATTTCTCCATCCAGGCCTTTATCTTTTTGGTGGCCTCGCCTTTGCTCATTCCCTTGAGCTGTGCCAGATAAAGCAGTTGCTCACCCACTTTCATTTTTTTGTAGAGACCCCGCTCTTCTGGCAGGTAGCCAATGCGGTGCACATCTTCCAGCTCCAAGGGCCGACCATGAAACATGACCTTGCCCTGGTCGGCCATAAGGATTTGCGTGATGATGCGAATAAGGGTGGTTTTGCCGGCGCCATTTGGGCCAAGCAGTCCGAAGATGGTGTTTTCGGGAATGGTGATGCTTACATCATCCAGCGCTTTGAAATCGCCAAAGCTCTTGTGGATGTGTTCTGTAACGAGAATGTTCAAGGTTTATCGTAGTTTGGGTTGACTGATTGAATTTAAAATAGCATTTAGAATATTAGTGATGAAGCTACTGGGTTTATTACAGAAAGTGAAAAGGAAATTAGCACTGAGATAGAAAGTTTACCAAATGGTAATCGACGGATCTGGCCGCTTCTTGCTCCAATTTCACATCTATCCAGGCAAAGCTTGATTTTTCTTTGCTCTGTTATCGCCTTTAAGCAAATAACAGGTGTTCAATCTGAAAGTATTTTTTAGATTTAGTTCTTATCCTAAACACCTAACATTAAACTGCATGAAGTTCACCATTTCCCAGAGAATACTAGCAGGATTGTCTGTTGCTCTTTTTGTAAGTCTTTTCTCAGCTTGCGAGGAAAAGAAAGAAGCCGAAACAAAGCCTGTTCACCCCAAAGTTGCCAAGCTGAAGCTGCTGCCCGGCTTTGAGGCCGAGCATTTGTACAGCCCTTCCGAAAACGAAAATGGCTCGTGGGTGGCTATGACTTTCGACGACAAAGGCCGCATGATCACCTCCGACCAGTACGGCTGGCTCTACAGACTGGAAATCCCAGCCAAAGAGTCGGGGGACTCGCTCAAAATAGAGCGGCTGAAGGTCGGCGATCTTAAGCCAGCGCTAAATGATACTTCTGCTTTCAAAATAGGCATGGGCTACGCTCAGGGGCTGCTCTATGCTTTCAATAGTTTGTATGTGATGGTCAACCACTGGGGCAATGAGGAGTTCGAAAAAACAAGCGGCCTCTACAGGCTACAGGATTTGGATGGTGACGACCAGTTTGAATCAATCACATTAATTAAGTCTTTGAACGGTGCAGGCGAGCATGGCCCTCACAGTGTGGTGTTGGCACCCGATGGAAAATCTATTTATGTAGTTGCTGGCAACCATACCGACGTGCCGGAAATGGATGCTTACAGATACCCAAAAGTGTGGCAGGAGGATAATTTGTTTCCGTTGATCAAGGATCCAAGAGGTCATGCCAACGACCGGATGGCGCCGGGCGGCTGGGTCGCCAAAATAAACCCCGAAGGAACCACATGGGAGCTGGTAAGCGCTGGCTACCGCAACCCGTTTGACATTGCGTTCAACGAACAGGGTGAGCTCTTCACCTACGATTCCGACATGGAGTGGGATTTTGGCATGCCCTGGTATCGCCCGACACGCATATGCCACGTAACCAGCGGCAGTGAGTATGGCTGGCGCACGGGCAACAGCAAGTGGTCGCCCGACTATCCGGACAATTTGTCGCCAGTGATCAATATTGGTCAGGGCTCACCCACTAACCTCATCCACGGAAAAAATGCTAACTTTCCGGCCAGGTACCAGAAAGCACTGTTTGCTTCCGACTGGAGCTTTGGCATTATTTACGCTATTTTTCTGAGCCCTGACGGGGCTTCTTATACCGCAGAGCCACAGGAATTCCTGTCTGGTGTTCCGCTACCACTCACAGACGGTATTTTCGGGCCTGACGGCTCATTGTATTTTCTTACAGGAGGCCGTCGGTTGGAGTCGGATCTTTACAGGGTAACCTACACAGGCGACGAGTCGGTAGCAGCTCCCGCCGTTGCAGCAGCCACCGAATCTGCCACCATACGAAAACAACTGGAAGCCTACCATGGCGAACCTCAAGCCGGGGCCGTGGATTTTGCCTGGCCTTACCTGAGCCACGACGACCGGTTTGTTCGCTATGCAGCAAGAATGGCTGTAGAGCACCAGCCCGTTAGCGAATGGCAAGCCAAAGCGCTGGCAGAAAAGCAGCCGGTAGCACTGACACAGTCGATGATTGCCCTTTCCAGACATGGCAATAAAAACCAGAAAGATGCAGCATTGAAAGCGCTGGCAT contains:
- a CDS encoding ABC transporter ATP-binding protein; this encodes MNILVTEHIHKSFGDFKALDDVSITIPENTIFGLLGPNGAGKTTLIRIITQILMADQGKVMFHGRPLELEDVHRIGYLPEERGLYKKMKVGEQLLYLAQLKGMSKGEATKKIKAWMEKFDIISWWGKAVEDLSKGMAQKVQFIATVLHEPSLIILDEPFSGFDPVNANLIRDEILEMKKKGITIIFSTHRMESVEELCDHIALINKSKKILEGPKKDIKETYKSNTFNVLHYGKVNGLPADFDTLSTEEVEGAIHSTIQIKSALGPNDLLKALISQVEVHEFVEKIPSMNEIFIQKVQEGGHE
- a CDS encoding sensor histidine kinase encodes the protein MQYPLKEATTLEFYKDNSNFKWVVVLIAILISIGSIYYTSIVVESLKDREKRLIDLFANTLEYTANEDGESNLTFIFDEIIVANNSIPVIIADEFGIPSQSKNVKKADEAKTERERIRILAETLKDMEKDHEPIVVTLRNKNKNYEITGYNYIYYQNSDLLKQLTYYPYIQLSVIFLFGLIAYIAFNSSRSAEQNRVWVGLAKETAHQLGTPLSSLMAWVEYFKTDDRFKDSDIIPELNKDIERLEMITSRFSNIGSVPQLNEENLYDALEETISYLQKRVSTRVKFILSAFPNKDIKADINKPLFAWVVENLCKNAVDAMSGTGTIEIKILKANEGKVMVDISDTGKGIPKSKIGSVFQPGYTSKKRGWGLGLTLVKRIIENYHTGKIFVKSSELDKGTTFRIVLKV
- a CDS encoding c-type cytochrome, whose product is MKFTISQRILAGLSVALFVSLFSACEEKKEAETKPVHPKVAKLKLLPGFEAEHLYSPSENENGSWVAMTFDDKGRMITSDQYGWLYRLEIPAKESGDSLKIERLKVGDLKPALNDTSAFKIGMGYAQGLLYAFNSLYVMVNHWGNEEFEKTSGLYRLQDLDGDDQFESITLIKSLNGAGEHGPHSVVLAPDGKSIYVVAGNHTDVPEMDAYRYPKVWQEDNLFPLIKDPRGHANDRMAPGGWVAKINPEGTTWELVSAGYRNPFDIAFNEQGELFTYDSDMEWDFGMPWYRPTRICHVTSGSEYGWRTGNSKWSPDYPDNLSPVINIGQGSPTNLIHGKNANFPARYQKALFASDWSFGIIYAIFLSPDGASYTAEPQEFLSGVPLPLTDGIFGPDGSLYFLTGGRRLESDLYRVTYTGDESVAAPAVAAATESATIRKQLEAYHGEPQAGAVDFAWPYLSHDDRFVRYAARMAVEHQPVSEWQAKALAEKQPVALTQSMIALSRHGNKNQKDAALKALASVDYKVLSEMQQIDLLRAMELVMLRMGAPAGEVKTQVVAYLNEAYPANSNKLNRGLSKLLIYLDDPKGTEKTLALLENAKDDPIEKTASASADLILRNPQYGMDIAGMLSKVPPAQQTYLATVLSSAKSGWTADMSDKYFTWFNKAFGYKGGVSYVGFVNKARQAALTHVPKDKLAYYDKLSGGDLLTNSGNDLASNAPSPKGPGRNWTVDEALPLIEGDSSVRNFLQGKNMYAATRCISCHSMQGEGGGIGPDLTQLGTRFSKKDMLEAIIDPNKVVSDQYASTVFTMKDGSSIVGRLTNETDDAYVIFQNPFAPEVTRTIPKSEVVSTKYSYISLMFPGLVNRLNEEELKDLLAYLMAGGNEGNEVFKTGE
- a CDS encoding ABC transporter permease; protein product: MNKISLIIAREYITRVRKKSFLVMTIVGPLLFALLIIVPTWLATRDGDEKVIEVVDESGLFKTVLTDTDEIKYSFVNEDPDALKQSLEGSEYYGFLYIPNIDIDNPQGIQFYSTSKPSLSVIGDLEWGIRQKIENIKLEKSGLDKQVLDNLKAKVDIATISITDQGEQESSSIAATGIGYISSLLIYFFIFFFGAQIMRGIIEEKTSRIIEVIISSVKPFQLMMGKIIGVGAVGLTQFLLWTLLTFTITTVLSSVFGFEPQAANSMVNAQPGMAEVQAAAADQNEFAKIMTAIGSINIPQVLFFFLIYFLGGYLLYGSLFAAVGSAVDSEVDSQQFMLPVTLPLILSIVSLGAVLNEPDGSLAFWMSMIPLTSPVVMMMRIPFGVPIWQLLLSVTLLAGGFMFTVWLAARIYRVGILMHGTKVNYKVLAKWFMMKN